In Apium graveolens cultivar Ventura chromosome 10, ASM990537v1, whole genome shotgun sequence, the following are encoded in one genomic region:
- the LOC141689308 gene encoding ferredoxin-dependent glutamate synthase, chloroplastic-like — MSVQSIPHLLYSSNSVFSTNRDFVFVDFIGLSAKSKRRVRTASAVSTVNKFRNSNFSPIRAVIDLQRLGNASPQSSSNPDRKAAHMEDILAERGACGVGFIANLENKASNSIIKDALIALGCMEHRGGCGADNDSGDGSGVMSSIPWGLFNDWAETQGIAPFDKLHTGVGMVFLPRDDAQCAAAKTAINTIFKQEGLEVIGWRPVPVDTAVVGYYARETMPNIQQVFARVINEENVDDIERELYICRKLIERVANSESWGNELYFCSLSNQTIVYKGMLRSEVLGKFYYDLQNDLYETPFAIYHRRYSTNTSPRWPLAQPMRLLGHNGEINTIQGNLNWMQSREASLKSSVWRGRENEIRPFGNPKGSDSANLDSAAELLLRSGRTSEEALMILVPEAYKNHPTLTIKYPEVADFYDYYKGQMEAWDGPALLLFSDGKTVGACLDRNGLRPARYWRTIDNVVYVASEVGVVPMDESKVIMKGRLGPGMMITADLTSGQVYENTEVKKRVASLNPYGKWLNENMRSLEPKKFLSTSTMESETILRRQQAHGYSSEDVQMVIESMAAQGKEPTFCMGDDAPLAILSQKSHMLYDYFKQRFAQVTNPAIDPLREGLVMSLEINLGKRRNILEVGPENASQVSLSSPVLNEGELESLLTDPSLKPQILPTFYDIRKGVDGSLEKTLYKLCEAADEAVRNGSQLLILSDRSDELEPTRPAIPILLAVGAVHQHLIQNGLRMSASIVADTAQCFSTHHFACLIGYGASAVCPYLALETCRQWRLSNKTVNLMRNGKMPTVTIEQAQKNYCKAVKSGLLKILSKMGISLLSSYCGAQIFEIYGLGKEVVDLAFYGSVSRAGGLTLDELARETLSFWVKAFSEDTAKRLENFGFIQNRPGGEYHGNNPEMSKLLHKAVRQKVESAYSVYQQHLANRPVNVFRDLLEFKSDRSPISVGKVESAASIVQRFCTGGMSLGAISRETHEAIAIAMNRIGGKSNSGEGGEDPIRWSPLTDVVDGYSPTLPHLKGLQNGDTATSAIKQVASGRFGVTPTFLVNADQIEIKIAQGAKPGEGGQLPGKKVSAYIARLRNSKPGVPLISPPPHHDIYSIEDLAQLIFDLHQVNPKAKVSVKLVAEAGIGTVASGVAKGNADVIQISGHDGGTGASPISSIKHAGGPWELGLTETHQTLIENGLRERVILRVDGGFKSGVDVMMAAAMGADEYGFGSVAMIATGCVMARICHTNNCPVGVASQREELRARFPGVPGDLVNYFLYVAEEVRGMMAQLGYEKLDDIIGRTDLLRPRDISLVKTQHLDLSYMLSNVGLPKLSSTEIRKQDAHSNGPVLDDILLADAELSDAIENEKVVSKTVHIYNVDRAVCGRIAGVVAKKYGDTGFAGQLNITFLGSAGQSFSCFLIPGMNIRLVGEANDYVGKGMAGGELVVTPVEKTGFIPEDAAIVGNTCLYGATGGQIFVRGKAGERFAVRNSLAQAVVEGTGDHCCEYMTGGCVVVLGKVGRNVAAGMTGGLAYLLDEDDTLIPKVNKEIVKIQRVVAPVGQMQLKTLIESHVEKTGSSKGSSILKEWERYLPLFWQLVPPSEEDTPEACAEYEQTTAGRITVQSA, encoded by the exons ATGTCTGTGCAGTCAATACCACACCTACTCTACTCATCTAATTCTGTGTTTTCAACCAACAGAGACTTCGTGTTTGTTGATTTTATAGGTCTCTCTGCTAAATCTAAACGCCGTGTTCGTACTGCTTCTGCTGTTTCTACTGTTAATAAGTTTCGTAACAGTAATTTCTCGCCGATTAGAGCTGTTATTGATCTCCAACGACTCGGAAATGCCTCACCACAGTCCTCGTCTAATCCCGACCGCAAG GCTGCACACATGGAGGATATACTGGCGGAGAGAGGGGCATGCGGAGTTGGATTTATTGCTAATTTGGAGAATAAAGCATCTAATAGTATAATTAAGGATGCTCTTATTGCTCTTGGCTGCATGGAACATCGTGGGGGTTGTGGAGCTGATAATGACTCCGGTGATGGTTCGGGAGTCATGAGTTCCATTCCTTGGGGACTTTTTAATGATTGGGCTGAAACACAAGGTATTGCTCCATTCGATAAGTTGCACACAGGTGTTGGGATGGTTTTTCTACCCAGAGATGATGCCCAATGTGCAGCTGCCAAAACAG CTATAAATACTATTTTCAAACAAGAGGGTCTTGAAGTGATTGGATGGAGGCCAGTACCTGTAGATACTGCCGTAGTTGGTTACTATGCAAGAGAAACCATGCCAAATATTCAACAAGTTTTTGCCAGGGTTATTAATGAAGAAAATGTTGATGATATCGAAAGAGAACTGTATATTTGCCGAAAATTAATTGAAAGAGTGGCAAACTCAGAATCTTGGGGAAATGAGTTGTATTTTTGCTCTTTGTCCAACCAGACTATAGTTTACAAGGGGATGTTGCGTTCAGAGGTTCTAGGAAAATTTTACTATGACCTCCAGAATGATCTCTATGAGACCCCTTTTGCCATTTATCATCGGAGGTACAGCACAAATACCAGTCCCAGATGGCCACTTGCTCAACCAATGAGGTTGCTTGGTCATAATGGGGAGATTAACACCATACAG GGAAACTTGAATTGGATGCAATCACGGGAAGCCTCACTGAAATCGTCTGTTTGGCGTGGTCGTGAAAATGAAATTCGCCCTTTTGGCAATCCAAAAGGATCGGACTCTGCAAATCTTGATAGTGCAGCAGag TTGCTGCTTAGGAGTGGCCGAACGTCTGAGGAAGCTTTGATGATCCTGGTTCCAGAGGCATACAAGAATCATCCAACATTGACAATAAAATATCCCGAG GTTGCTGATTTTTATGATTATTATAAAGGTCAAATGGAGGCTTGGGATGGACCTGCCTTACTCTTGTTTAG TGATGGAAAAACAGTAGGCGCCTGTCTTGATCGGAATGGACTTCGTCCTGCTAGATATTGGCGGACAATAGACAATGTCGTATATGTTGCATCTGAG GTCGGTGTTGTTCCTATGGATGAGTCGAAAGTTATAATGAAAGGCCGGCTAGGTCCAGGAATGATGATAACTGCTGATTTAACAAGTGGCCAG GTTTATGAGAATACGGAGGTTAAGAAACGTGTTGCATCATTAAATCCTTATGGAAAGTGGTTGAATGAAAATATGCGATCCTTGGAGCCTAAAAAGTTTCTCTCGACAAGCACCATGGAGAGTGAAACAATACTAAGACGGCAACA AGCACATGGCTACTCCAGTGAAGACGTTCAGATGGTCATTGAATCTATGGCTGCACAAGGGAAGGAGCCTACATTCTGCATGGGGGATGATGCCCCATTGGCAATACTATCACAGAAGTCACATATGCTTTATGATTATTTCAAGCAAAGATTTGCCCAG GTGACTAATCCAGCTATAGATCCACTTAGAGAAGGATTAGTAATGTCACTGGAAATCAATCTTGGGAAGCGTAGAAACATATTAGAGGTTGGACCTGAGAATGCCTCTCAG GTGAGTTTGTCTAGCCCTGTTCTTAATGAAGGGGAGCTTGAGTCCCTATTGACGGATCCCAGCTTGAAACCCCAAATTCTACCTACCTTCTATGACATAAGGAAGGGTGTTGATGGTTCATTGGAGAAGACATTATACAAGCTTTGTGAAGCAGCAGATGAAGCTGTTAGAAATGGTTCTCAATTGCTAATTCTCTCCGACAGATCTGATGAACTC GAACCAACTCGGCCTGCAATTCCGATACTTCTGGCAGTGGGTGCTGTTCATCAGCATCTAATTCAGAATGGTCTGCGGATGTCAGCTTCCATTGTTGCGGACACAGCTCAATGCTTCAGTACACATCATTTTGCTTGTTTGATAGGATATGGTGCAAG TGCTGTATGTCCATACCTAGCACTAGAGACATGTCGACAGTGGCGCCTGAGCAACAAAACTGTGAATCTGATGCGAAACGGGAAGATGCCAACTGTTACAATTGAACAGGCTCAAAAGAATTACTGCAAG GCAGTTAAATCTGGTCTACTAAAAATTCTGTCGAAAATGGGCATTTCATTGCTTTCAAG TTATTGTGGGGCACAGATATTTGAAATATATGGACTTGGAAAAGAagtagtagatcttgcatttTATGGAAGTGTATCGAGAGCTGGTGGATTGACTCTTGATGAG TTAGCAAGAGAGACTTTGTCGTTTTGGGTGAAGGCATTTTCTGAGGATACAGCTAAGCGACTCGAAAATTTTGGGTTTATACAAAATAGGCCAGGAG GGGAATATCATGGAAACAACCCTGAGATGTCAAAGCTGCTTCACAAAGCAGTACGCCAGAAGGTCGAGAGCGCATATTCAGTTTACCAGCAGCATTTGGCTAATCGACCTGTTAAT GTTTTTCGTGATCTTCTGGAGTTTAAAAGTGATCGTTCCCCAATTTCAGTTGGAAAGGTTGAATCTGCTGCATCTATCGTTCAAAGGTTTTGTACTGGTGGAATGTCTCTTGGAGCAATTTCTAGGGAAACACATGAAGCAATCGCAATTGCAATGAACAGAATAGGTGGTAAATCTAACTCTGGTGAAGGGGGGGAG GATCCTATTCGCTGGAGCCCTCTCACTGATGTTGTTGATGGGTACTCACCCACACTACCTCATTTGAAAGGGCTACAAAATGGGGATACAGCAACAAGTGCCATCAAGCAG GTTGCCTCGGGACGTTTTGGTGTCACTCCTACATTTTTGGTCAATGCTGACCAAATAGAAATCAAAATCGCACAAGGTGCTAAGCCTGGTGAAGGTGGGCAATTGCCTGGGAAGAAAGTTAGTGCATATATCGCAAGACTAAGAAACTCCAAACCCGGGGTTCCTTTGATTTCTCCTCCTCCACACCATGACATTTATTCCATTGAAGATCTTGCTCAATTAATTTTTGACCTCCATCAG GTCAATCCTAAGGCTAAAGTCTCTGTTAAACTTGTGGCTGAAGCTGGAATTGGGACAGTGGCTTCTGGGGTTGCAAAGGGCAATGCTGATGTTATACAG ATATCCGGACATGACGGAGGAACTGGTGCCAGTCCCATAAGTTCCATTAAGCATGCTGGTGGTCCTTGGGAACTTGGGCTTACTGAGACTCACCAG ACACTAATTGAAAACGGATTACGAGAAAGGGTCATTCTTAGAGTTGATGGTGGATTCAAAAGCGGAGTGGATGTTATGATGGCTGCTGCAATGGGTGCTGACGAATATGGATTTGGTTCTGTTGCAATGATTGCTACTGGATGCGTAATGGCTCGCATTTGCCACACAAATAATTGCCCAGTTGGTGTTGCCAGTCAG AGAGAAGAATTACGAGCACGTTTTCCCGGTGTTCCTGGTGACCTTGTCAACTACTTTTTGTATGTGGCAGAGGAG GTGAGAGGCATGATGGCACAACTGGGATATGAGAAACTGGATGATATAATTGGACGCACTGATTTGCTGAGACCTCGGGATATTTCACTAGTGAAAACTCAGCATCTTGATCTCAGCTACATGCTTTCT AATGTTGGGTTACCAAAGTTGAGCAGCACTGAAATCAGGAAACAAGATGCTCATAGTAATGGACCCGTGCTGGACGATATATTACTTGCAGATGCAGAG CTTTCAGATGCAATTGAGAATGAAAAAGTTGTCAGTAAAACCGTGCATATATACAATGTGGATCGTGCTGTTTGCGGGCGTATAGCAGGTGTTGTTGCTAAGAAATATGGTGATACGGGCTTCGCTGGGCAGCTGAATATAAC ATTTCTTGGGAGCGCTGGGCAGTCCTTCTCATGTTTCTTAATACCTGGAATGAACATTCGGCTAGTAGGTGAAGCTAATGACTATGTGGGCAAG GGTATGGCTGGTGGTGAATTAGTTGTAACACCTGTTGAAAAAACTGGATTTATCCCTGAGGATGCTGCTATAGTAGGGAATACGTGTCTATATGGGGCTACAGGTGGTCAAATATTTGTTAGAGGCAAAGCTGGGGAGCGTTTTGCTGTGAGAAACTCTCTTGCTCAAGCAGTGGTAGAAGGTACCGGAGACCATTGTTGTGAATACATGACTGGCGGTTGTGTTGTAGTGCTTGGGAA AGTGGGTAGAAATGTAGCTGCTGGTATGACTGGAGGTTTGGCATACCTTCTTGATGAGGATGATACTCTAATCCCCAAG GTAAACAAGGAGATAGTAAAGATTCAAAGAGTGGTTGCCCCTGTAGGTCAGATGCAGCTGAAGACCCTTATTGAATCTCACGTT GAAAAAACAGGAAGCAGCAAAGGATCTTCTATCTTGAAAGAGTGGGAAAGATATCTGCCGCTGTTTTGGCAACTCGTTCCGCCTAGTGAAGAAGACACCCCGGAGGCTTGTGCCGAATATGAGCAAACAACAGCTGGACGTATTACCGTTCAGTCCGCTTAG